A genomic stretch from Arachis stenosperma cultivar V10309 chromosome 3, arast.V10309.gnm1.PFL2, whole genome shotgun sequence includes:
- the LOC130969456 gene encoding RNA polymerase sigma factor sigB-like, whose translation MSNPCCPRIDVAVQDQHAPNPACSGRLSGIPVTDPSPLSRSQGNTAAMSGAGFAMIEGTRRHRPLPFTVAALSSIVAAPSTRNFASICSPFAEAPSSATPPLFSSAASSVPGKTTACEFRCGGFGGGRVAFTSAGSWFASSTFSIATAPSSAPLLAVSFPSPLPRVVPFTARPSTSSLSIAIAAKFKSTLSTESLLTSEEAVIAAAAYEAVALAKAAVKVAKDAALLVKKKPSAEPAFRSHVSSKSDNLLLKWVQRMETGDDIARRPIDSGAQTVEDVNIVDSDEESDNVEPTYEELELLQEQLSDSIAVRSRRQIERKARRERVAEKTATNIVSFKSGSPSRRKRVPVQEVDYSDPLRYLRTTTSTTRLLTSTEEVQLSEGIQDLLKLEKLREEVAERCGGQPTFAQWAAVAGVDQKTLRKRLNHGKFCKDKMIKSNIRLVISIAKNYQGAGMNLEDLVQEGCRGLVRGAEKFDASKGFKFSTYAHWWIKQAVRKSLSDQSRTIRLPFHMVEATYRVKEARKQFFSENGRNPNDEEVAAATGLSMKRLGAVLLTPKAPRSLEQKIGINQNLKPSEVIAHPDAETAEEQLIKQMMKKDLEMVLESLNPREQQVIRWRFGMDDGRMKTLQEIGEMMGVSRERVRQIESVAFRKLRNKKRTKHFQQYLVSS comes from the exons ATGTCCAACCCTTGCTGCCCTAGGATTGATGTTGCCGTCCAAGACCAGCACGCCCCCAACCCTGCGTGCAGCGGCCGCCTTTCGGGCATACCCGTCACAGACCCGAGTCCACTTTCACGGTCCCAAGGAAATACGGCGGCCATGAGTGGTGCTGGCTTCGCCATGATTGAGGGAACTCGACGGCACAGACCCCTGCCTTTTACCGTCGCCGCTCTGTCTTCCATCGTCGCTGCTCCGTCAACCCGGAACTTCGCGAGCATTTGCTCTCCCTTCGCGGAGGCGCCGTCCTCGGCGACGCCTCCCCTGTTTAGCTCTGCAGCGTCGTCGGTGCCGGGCAAGACCACCGCGTGCGAGTTCAGATGCGGTGGCTTTGGTGGTGGTCGCGTCGCCTTCACCTCTGCCGGTTCTTGGTTTGCGTCCTCCACCTTCTCCATCGCGACGGCGCCGTCTTCGGCGCCGCTTCTGGCAGTGAGTTTCCCGTCTCCGTTGCCCAGAGTGGTGCCATTCACTGCTCGTCCATCAACATCGTCACTGTCAATCGCGATCGCG GCGAAGTTTAAATCAACCTTATCTACAGAATCACTTCTTACTAGTGAAGAGGCTGTAATAGCTGCTGCTGCTTATGAAGCTGTTGCTCTTGCTAAAGCTGCTGTGAAGGTTGCAAAGGATGCAGCCCTTCTAGTTAAAAAGAAACCCTCGGCAGAACCAGCATTTAGATCACATGTATCTTCCAAATCTGATAATTTACTTCTGAAGTGGGTTCAACGTATGGAAACAGGAGATGACATAGCAAGACGTCCCATTGACTCTGGAGCACAAACAGTGGAAGATGTAAACATAGTGGATAGTGATGAGGAGTCTGATAATGTGGAGCCTACCTATGAGGaacttgagcttctgcaggaaCAGCTTTCAGATAGTATAGCCGTAAGATCTAGGCGCCAAATAGAAAGAAAAGctagaagagagagggtggcaGAGAAGACTGCCACAAATATTGTTTCTTTTAAGTCTGGTTCCCCCAGCAGGAGAAAGCGTGTTCCCGTTCAAGAAGTAGACTATTCCGATCCACTTCGTTACTTGAGAACAACAACCAGCACTACTAGGCTTCTTACATCAACTGAAGAAGTTCAACTGTCTGAAGGAATTCAG GACTTACTAAAGCTTGAAAAGCTCCGGGAGGAAGTTGCAGAAAGATGTGGTGGGCAACCCACATTTGCTCAATGGGCTGCAGTAGCTGGAGTAGATCAGAAGACCCTGAGGAAACGTCTAAATCATGGGAAATTTTGCAAAGACAAAATGATTAAAAGCAATATACGGCTTGTGATATCAATTGCTAAGAATTATCAAGGAGCTGGGATGAACCTGGAGGATCTTGTCCAG GAAGGATGCCGAGGCCTTGTGAGAGGTGCAGAGAAGTTTGACGCTTCCAAGGGTTTTAAGTTCTCCACATATGCTCATTGGTGGATTAAACAGGCAGTTCGAAAGTCGCTTTCTGATCAGTCAAGGACCATTCGCCTACCT TTCCACATGGTGGAGGCAACTTACAGAGTGAAAGAGGCAAGAAAACAATTTTTTAGTGAAAATGGAAGAAACCCCAATGATGAAGAAGTTGCTGCAGCAACTGGACTGTCAATGAAGAGGCTTGGTGCTGTACTCTTGACCCCAAAAGCTCCCAGATCTCTAGAGCAGAAGATTGGGATCAACCAGAATTTGAAGCCTTCG GAAGTGATCGCTCATCCTGATGCTGAAACAGCTGAGGAACAGCTCATCAAACAAATGATGAAGAAGGACCTCGAGATGGTGCTGGAAAGTCTTAATCCCAGAGAGCAACAGGTCATAAGATGGAGATTTGGTATGGATGATGGAAGGATGAAGACATTGCAAGAGATAGGGGAAATGATGGGCGTGAGTAGGGAGAGAGTCAGGCAAATTGAGTCTGTTGCTTTTAGGAAACTTAGGAACAAGAAGAGGACCAAGCATTTCCAGCAGTATTTGGTTTCATCATAA